Proteins co-encoded in one Dasypus novemcinctus isolate mDasNov1 chromosome 6, mDasNov1.1.hap2, whole genome shotgun sequence genomic window:
- the INSYN2A gene encoding inhibitory synaptic factor 2A isoform X4 gives MVSKETSKCILTASENEVEPAASLALEMKYALDPNRQIKKRNKALQVRFKDICEAQNEQRDLQLSAGQPGEKKEAKVASYKAAYRKYMTVPARRSIPNVTKSTGVQTSPDLHKCYQTFPLDRKKGNLKGIPAADPFKSQDNGFLIEAKEWGEGRPREAAARAHTTTALVFHSNEHVDAADQPAGLNCTEPGQSPEVPSCPEGPLLNSTRPPSQEPDVQPRGQPRQDRGTPETEEPARRALGGLFKTEVAAVYASAPTAQGPEPSLSNSAAASEWSLGAAGAEEQRRRAAHANGLQAPPGSAPTCSPRLRCPSPEWSAKAPPAPAREEHRPCLMAAAVGEECQQIVPQTDVVDLKAQLQMMENLISSSQETIKVLLGVIQELEKGEAHREGLSYRTGQDTANCDTCRNSACIIYR, from the coding sequence ATGGTCAGTAAGGAAACCAGCAAATGCATACTCACAGCTTCGGAGAACGAGGTGGAACCGGCCGCCTCTCTGGCCCTGGAGATGAAATATGCCCTGGATCCCAATCGGCAGATTAAAAAACGCAACAAAGCCCTGCAGGTGCGGTTCAAGGATATCTGCGAGGCGCAGAACGAGCAGAGGGACCTCCAGCTCTCGGCAGGACAGCCGGGCGAGAAGAAAGAGGCTAAGGTGGCCTCTTACAAAGCCGCCTACCGCAAGTACATGACCGTGCCGGCACGCAGGTCCATCCCCAACGTCACCAAGAGCACGGGCGTGCAGACCTCACCGGACCTGCACAAGTGCTACCAGACCTTCCCTCTGGACCGCAAAAAAGGGAATCTCAAAGGCATCCCCGCTGCAGACCCCTTCAAGAGCCAGGACAACGGGTTTCTGATCGAGGCgaaggagtggggcgaggggagGCCCAGGGAGGCGGCGGCCCGGGCTCACACCACCACGGCCTTGGTTTTCCACTCCAACGAGCACGTGGACGCGGCCGACCAGCCTGCCGGGCTCAACTGCACAGAGCCGGGGCAGAGCCCTGAGGTGCCCAGCTGCCCAGAAGGGCCTCTCCTAAACTCAACCCGGCCTCCTTCCCAAGAGCCCGACGTCCAGCCGCGCGGGCAGCCCAGGCAGGACAGAGGGACGCCGGAGACAGAGGAGCCCGCCCGACGGGCCCTCGGGGGGCTGTTCAAGACAGAGGTCGCCGCTGTGTACGCATCGGCCCCCACCGCCCAGGGCCCCGAGCCCTCCCTGTCCAACTCCGCAGCGGCCAGCGAGTGGTCACTCGGGGCAGCGGGAGCCGAGGAGCAGCGGAGGAGGGCGGCGCACGCGAACGGGCTCCAGGCCCCCCCGGGCAGTGCCCCGACCTGCTCCCCGCGGCTGCGGTGCCCGTCGCCTGAATGGAGCGCCAAGGCCCCACCGGCTCCAGCCCGGGAGGAGCACCGGCCCTGTCTGATGGCGGCGGCCGTGGGGGAAGAATGCCAACAAATCGTGCCTCAGACGGACGTGGTGGACCTGAAAGCACAGCTTCAGATGATGGAGAACTTGATCAGTTCAAGCCAAGAGACTATCAAAGTGCTGCTGGGTGTCATTCAGGAGCTGGAGAAAGGAGAGGCGCATCGAGAAGG